Genomic window (Oncorhynchus mykiss isolate Arlee chromosome 21, USDA_OmykA_1.1, whole genome shotgun sequence):
aaccccaggaagagtagctgctgccttgacaggaactaatggggatccataataaaccccaggaagagtaggtgctgccttggcaggaactaatggggatccataataaaccccaggaagtgtagatgctgccttggcaggaactaatggggatccataataaaccccaggaagagtagctgctgccttgacaggaactaatggggatccataataaaccccaggaagagtagctgctgcctgggCAGGAAcacatggggatccataataaaccccaggaagagtagctgctgccttggcaggaactaatggggatccataataaaccccaggaagagtagctgctgccctggcaggaacaaatggggatccataataaaccccaggaagagtagctgctgccttggcatgaactaatggggatccataataaaccccaggaagagtagctgctgccttggcaggaactaatggggatccataataaaccccaggaagagtagctgctgccttgacaggaactaatggggatccataataaaccccaggaagagtaggtgctgcctgatcaggaacaaatggggatccataataaaccccaggaagagtagctgctgccttgacaggaactaatggggatccataataaaccccaggaagagtagctgctgccttggcaggaactaatggggatccataataaaccccaggaagagtagctgctgccttggcaggaactaatagggatccataataaaccccaggaagagtagctgctgccttggcaggaactaatggggatccataataaacaccaggaagtgtagatgctgccttggcagaaactaatggggatccataataaaccccaggaagagtagctgctgccttggcaggaactaatggggatccataataaaccccaggaagtgtagatgctgccttggcaggaactaatggggatccataataaaccccaggaagagtagctgctgccttggcaggaactaatggggatccataataaaccccaggaagagtagctgctgccttggcaggaactaatggggatccataataaaccccaggaagagtagctgctgccttggcaggaactaatgggatccataataaatacaaatacatttctccctcctctctccctttcatgcctccctctctctcttccctcaatcctccctccttcctctcactcaatcctccctcctctctccctccccctcatccctccctcctacctctcactcaatcctccctcctctctccctccctctcatccctccctccatcctctcactcaatcctccctccctctcatccctccctccttcctctctctcactcaagcctctctcctctctccctcccctcttatccctgtctctctaatccccccttcttctccccctctcatccctccctcctctctccctctcatcccctcatctctccctccctcctctctccctctcacccccccttctctcactccttactcatccctccctcttcccccctctctccctacctccatcctctctccctcattcctccctcctctctccccctcctcactcccctctctttccctccctcagtcctctctccctccttctgtcatcactccttctctcctccctccctccttctcctccctctttcctaccttctcatcccccctcctctctcatctcttcctctctacctccctcctcctctccctcctcctcctctcttattctcctctctccctccatcctccctccctcctctctccctccctccatcctcccccttctatcctccctcctctcgctctctctccctccctcctcctctctcattctcttctctctctcccctcctctcccagagGAACAGAGATGATCCCTCTGCTTGCAGCAAGGGAACATTCTAATGAGCTCCTGAACACACGTTGGGGTAGTCACCCACAGCTCTCCTCCCATTAGATGCTACATTAGAAGGTTAGCACGGCTAaatccccctctcccccagcgTGGCGGGAGTATGGAGAGGACTCAGAGGTCTAATGTTGACGTGAACACACCTTTCCTCTACACTGATTATCATTAGTTTGCACCAACTATCAGTCTGACACACTCTGCACCTctctgcagggtgtgtgtgtgtgtggtgagagtgagagagagacactgtgtgATGTGTAGTGTGCCGTGGTGCTTACCTCGCTAACAGAACTGAGAGCAGCTGGTGACGAGCACTGGTTCCCTAAAGGGACCTGAAAACCTGAAGTggcacacacacgctaacacacaggcatgcattgatgacacacacacgctaacacacacacgctcacacacacacgctcacacacaaacatacgcacaggCATGCATTGatgacacacacacgctcacacacaaacatacgcacaggCATGCattgatgacacacacacacgtactggtAATTACAGTTAATTGGAGCTGGCAGAGCAGTGTGGGGAGAGTTGAataacacagaaagagagagagaggagagagagagatggagtggggagagagagagagagagagaaagagagagagagagagagaggagagagagagagatggaggggaggggggagagagagagagagggagagagaggagagagatggaggggagaggagagagagatggaggggaggggggagagagagaggagagagagatggaggggaggggggagagagagagatagatgaggggagggggagagagagagagagagacagagagagagagatggagtggggagagagagagagagagagagagagaggagagagagatggaggggagaggggagagagagagagagagagagagagagaggagagagagatggaggggaggggggagagagagagagagatggaggggagggagggagagagagagagagagatggagtggggagagagagagagagagaggagagagagatggaggggaggggggagagagagggagaggagagagatggaggggaggggggagagagagacagcaatagagagaaggagagagatggagggggagagagatagcaatagagagaaggagagagatggagggggagagagatagcaatagagagaaggagagagatggagggggagagagatagcaatagagagaaggagagagatggaggggaggggagagagatagcaatagagagaaggagagagatggaggggagggggagagagagagtttatacTACGTTACACATATCATTTATGTTACAGAGAGATAGATGTCTTCTGCTGTAAAATGGACCCTACAGTAACATGGGCATTCTGCTGTAAAATGGACCCTACAGTAACATGGGCATTCTGCTGTAAAATGGACTCTACAGTAGCATAGGCATTCTGCTGTAAAAATAGACCCTACAGTAACATGTGCATTCTGCTGTAAAATGAACCCTACAGTAACATGGGCATTCTGCTGTAAAATGGACCCTACAGTAACATGGGCATTCTGCTGTAAAATGGACCCTACAGTAACATGGGCATTCTGCTGTAAAATGGACTCTACAGTAACATGGGCATTCTGCTGTAAAATGGACCCTTCAGTAACATGGACATTCTGCTGTAAAATGGACTCTACAGTAACATGGGCATTCTGCTGTAAAATGGACCCTACAGTAACATGGGCACTCTGCTGTAAAATGGACCCTACGGTAACATGGGCACTCTGCTGTAAAATGGACCCTACAGTAACATGGGCATTCTGCTGTAAAATGGACCCTACAGTAACATGGGCATTCTGCTGTAAAATGGACCCTACAGTAACATGGGCACTCTGCTGTAAAATGGACCCTACAGTAACATGGGCAATCTGCTGTAAAATGGACTCTACAGTAACATGGGCATTCTGCTGTAAAATGGATCCTACAGTAACATGGGCATTCTGCTGTAAAATGGACCCTACAGTAACATGGGCATTCTGCTGTAAAATGGACCCTAGAGTAACATGGGCATTCTGCTGTAAAATGGACTCTACACTAACATGGGCATTCTGCTGTAAAATGGACCCTACAGTAACATGGGCATTCTGCTGTAAAATGGACCCTACAGTAACATGGGCATTCTGCTGTAAAATGGACTCTACAGTAACATGGGCATTCTGCTGTAAAATGGACCCTTCAGTAACATGGACATTCTGCTGTAAAATGGACCCTAGAGTAACATGGGCATTCTGCTGTAAAATGGACTCTACAGTAACATGGGCATTCTGCTGTAAAATGGACCCTACAGTAACATGGGCACTCTGCTGTAAAATGGACCCTACGGTAACATGGGCACTCTGCTGTAAAATGGACCCTACAGTAACATGGGCAATCTGCTGTAAAATGGACCCTACAGTAACATGGGCATTCTGCTGTAAAATGGACCCTACAGTAACATGGGCACTCTGCTGTAAAATGGACCCTACAGTAACATGGGCAATCTGCTGTAAAATGGACTCTACAGTAACATGGGCATTCTGCTGTAAAATGGATCCTACAGTAACATGGGCATTCTGCTGTAAAATGGACCCTACAGTAACATGGGCATTCTGCTGTAAAATGGACCCTACAGTAACATGGGCACTCTGCTGTAAAATGGACCCTACAGTAACATGGGCATTCTGCTGTAAAATGGACCCTACAGTAACATGGGCACTCTGCTGTAAAATGGACCCTACAGGTACATGGGCATTCTGCTGTAAAATGGACCCTACAGTAACATGGGCACTCTGCTGTAAAATGGACCCTACAGTAAAATGGACTCTACAGTAACATGGACTCTACAGTAACATGGACTCTACAGTAACATGGACTCTACAGTAACATGGACTCTACAGTAAAATGGACTCTACAGTAACATGGACTCTACAGTAAAATGGACCCTACAGTAACATGGGCATTCTGCTGTAAAATGGACCCTACAGTAACATGGGCATTCTGCTGTAAAATGGACCCTAGAGTAACATGGGCATTCTGCTGTAAAATGGACTCTACACTAACATGGGCATTCTGCTGTAAAATGGACCCTACAGTAACATGGGCATTCTGCTGTAAAATGGACCCTACAGTAACATGGGCATTCTGCTGTAAAATGGACTCTACAGTAACATGGGCATTCTGCTGTAAAATGGACCCTTCAGTAACATGGACATTCTGCTGTAAAATGGACCCTAGAGTAACATGGGCATTCTGCTGTAAAATGGACTCTACAGTAACATGGGCATTCTGCTGTAAAATGGACCCTACAGTAACATGGGCACTCTGCTGTAAAATGGACCCTACGGTAACATGGGCACTCTGCTGTAAAATGGACCCTACAGTAACATGGGCAATCTGCTGTAAAATGGACCCTACAGTAACATGGGCATTCTGCTGTAAAATGGACCCTACAGTAACATGGGCACTCTGCTGTAAAATGGACCCTACAGTAACATGGGCAATCTGCTGTAAAATGGACTCTACAGTAACATGGGCATTCTGCTGTAAAATGGATCCTACAGTAACATGGGCATTCTGCTGTAAAATGGACCCTACAGTAACATGGGCATTCTGCTGTAAAATGGACCCTACAGTAACATGGGCACTCTGCTGTAAAATGGACCCTACGGTAACATGGGCACTCTGCTGTAAAATGGACCCTACAGTAACATGGGCATTCTGCTGTAAAATGGACCCGACAGGTACATGGGCATTCTGCTGTAAAATGGACCCTACAGTAACATGGGCACTCTGCTGTAAAATGGACCCTACAGTAAAATGGACTCTACAGTAACATGGACTCTACAGTAACATGGACTCTACAGTAACATGGACTCTACAGTAACATGGACTCTACAGTAACATGGACTCTACAGTAACATGGACTCTACAGTAAAATTGACTCTACAGTAACATGGACTCTACAGTAACATGGAATCTACAACGGGATGAAACTTGATGGTTTCTTGCAGAAAACAAATAGCAAATGAGTCTTTGGTTGCCTTGGCAACACCCCCCTCCCTGAAGTCAGTTACCGAGGAGATAATGATTTTACTCTAACGGTTATGACGTGACCAACAGGGTCGAAAATTCCTAAAACTATCTTTTGCCGAAGAGAAAATATAATAAATGTTCCGTACCTCGTTGAGGACCGAGTGGGTTTGAGACCCCTGGCCTACGTGGTAGGGGCTAGGGATGGAATAGGCTGCATTCTGATTCTCTACCCCtatcctgaagtgtgcacttgttcactaaACCCTCACGCATTtaaaaaagcattggattggtgcagGGACAGCCGGAGGGAGTTTCCAACATATTCCTCACACCGGTCCTTTTAAATCcatgagggggtgtgtgtgtgtgtgtgtgtgtgtgtgtgtgtgtgtgtgtgtgtaagtgtgtgtaagtgtgtgtgtgtgtgtgtgtgtgtgtgtgtgtgtgtctgtgtgtgtgtgtgtgtctgtgtgtgtgtgtgtgtgtgtctgtctcctacctctaGCTGTATACTCCCAGCCTTCTTCTTCAGTTCGTCACACTTCCTGAACTTACAGATCTGATGACCTGTCTTCCTGTTTCTACAGGCTGAACACACCCCACAGTTAATCAGTCTTCTGCAGGGGGCACACACTCCACACCGCTTCCTCTTCCTCTTGGAGgctcctgacccctgacccccagAGGTCATCCCCGGCGAGGTTGAAGAGCAGGGTGAGGGGTTTGTCTGGTTGACATGGTGGCAGTCCGACAGAAGTTGGTTATGATTGGTCGTCATCTGGAAGTGGGAGGAGTCCGAAATGTTATTGTGCGACCCCATCGCCATGACGATGACTCCGGGTGGTAACCCCAGCATTCCGGCGGGGAAGTTGGACATGTTGACCCCGTTGACTCCGCCTCCTCCTCCGTTGCCACTGCTGCTGCGATTCGATAGGCTGAGCATGTCCTGGTGGGCATGGCCCTGTTTGGTCATGTGATTGGCGGCAGCATAGCCGGACTGGAAGTTGTTATTCCCGTGATGATGATGCATTTCCTGTCCCTGTGAGGAGGCGTGTCCTCCATGTCTTGCGTGCTGCTTGCCCTCTCCACCCTGACCGCCCGCCACGGCGCCGGTCCGGTGGGGCTGCATGTGCGTTGTCGAGGGCGACGGGTGTGTTGTGGGCGGCGCTAGGGGCGTGGTCTGATGCACGGGAGGTTTCCGCCCCCAAAGCATCGCCGCGTTGACGTTCATATTCATGTTGATGTTGTCATGACAACCCCACGGCGTCACGCCCGCCACGCCCACTCCGAGCCTGCCGCCGGGGAACATAGGAGCGGTGATGTGGGCGAGCTTGGCCGACTGAGGGAAGTTCATGCTGTTAACTGCGTTCATATTCACGTTGGTTTTAGTGTAGAAGTTAGCGAAGGATTGGTAGCGCTCCATCTCAGCCGTATAGTCCAGGACCGGAGTGAGACCACAACCGCCCACGGCGACCGCACCGCTCTGATCGGGGTGGTGACCGTGCGTGGTTGTGGTTGAGGACAGGTTGTGACCGCTGTGATCGTTGTGTACACTGCTGGACCTGGTCAGACCAGACATGACCATACTGTGGGAACACGGTTGGAGGTCTGTGGTTGTGTTGGTCAGTCTCGGGTTGCTGTCTGTCAGAAGATATAACCCTTTATGGTCTCATTTGAAGACCTctctaaggagagagagaaatatatacattttttaaatagtgaataacttaacatacacatacagaaacaACATGCCAGAATCAGTTTGGTCTAACTAAATCCTCTAACCACTGGCTTAGTTTGGTCTAACTAAATCCTCTAAAACCACTGGCTTAGTTTGGTCTAACTAAATCCTCTAACCACTGGCTTAGTTTGGTCTAACTAAATCCTCTAACCACTGGCTTAGTTTGGTCTAACTAAATCCTCTAACCACTGGCTTAGTTTGGTCTAACTAAATCCTCTAAAACCACTGGCTTAGTTTGGTCTAACTAAATCCTCTAACCACTGGCTTAGTTTGGTCTAACTAAATCCTCTAAAACCACTGGCTTAGTTTGGTGTAACTAAATCCTCTAAAACCACTGGCTTAGTTTGGTCTAACTAAATCCTCTAACCACTGGCTTAGTTTGGTCTAACTAAATCCTCTAACCACTGGCTTAGTTTGGTCTAACTAAATCCTCTAACCACTGACTTAGTTTGGTCTAACTAAATCCTCTAACCACTGGCTTAGTTTGGTCTAACTAAATCCTCTAAAACCACTGGCTTAGTTTGGTCTAACTAAATCCTCTAACCACTGACTTAGTTTGGTCTAACTAAATCCTCTAACCACTGGCTTAGTTTGGTCTAACTAAATCCTCTAACCACTGGCTTAGTTTGGTCTAACTaaatcctctcaatctctctctcacaagtttagcagtggtggaaaaagtactcaattgtcatacttgagtaaaagtaaagataccttaatagaaaattactcaagtaaaagtgacagacacccagtaaaatattacttgagtaaaagtctcaaagtatttggtttgaaatatacttaagtatcaaaagtaaaagtattaatcatttcacattccttatattaagcaaaccaaagggcaccattttgttgttttatttatttactgatagtcaggggccacactccaacactcagacatcatttgcacacaaagcatttgtgtttagtgagtctgccagatcagaggcagtagggatgaccagggacattctcttgataagtgtgtgaatttgaccagtttcctgtcctgctgagcattacaaatgtaacgagtacttttgggtgtcagggaaaatgtacggagtaaaaagtaccTTAATTCTTTAGGACCGTAGTGGAGTaaatgttgtcaaaaatataaatagtaaagtacagataccccaaaaaactacttaagtactttaaagtatttttacttgagtACTATAAACCACTAcacgacagattttcatgcaaatattctaaaatctgcatgaaGAAAACATGTGgcgtttccaccaaactgacttgagAATAAAAAGCTGTGTGTGGTGAGGTAGTGATGAGGTAGTGATGAGGTAGTGGTGAGGTAGTGATGAGGTAGTGATGAGGTAGTGATGAGGTAGTGGTGAGGTAGTGGTGAGGTAGTGATGAGGTAGTGATGAGGTAGTGGTGAGGTAGTGATGAGGTAGTGGTGAAGTAGTGATGAGGTAGTGGTGAGGTAGTGATGAGGTAGTGGTGAGGTAGTGATGAGGTAGTGATGAGGTAGTGGTGAGGTAGTGATGAGGTAGTGGTGAGGTAGTGATGAGGTAGTGGTGAGGTAGTGATGAGGTAGTGGTGAGGTAGTGATGAGGTAGTGGTGAGGTAGTGGTGAGGTAGTGATGAGGTAGTGGTGAGGTAGTGATGAGGTAGTGGTGAGGTAGTGATGAGGTAGTGATGAGGTAGTGGTGAGGTAGTGATGAGGTAGTGGTGAGGTAGTGATGAGGTAGTGATGAGGTAGTGATGAGGTAGTGATGAGGTAGTGGTGAGGTAGTGATGAGGTAGTGATGAGGTAGTGGTGAGGTAGTGATGAGGTAGTGATGAGGTAGTGGTGAGGTAGTGATGAGGTAGTGATGAGGTAGTGGTGAGGTAGTGATGAGGTAGTGATGAGGTAGTGGTGAGGTAGTGATGAGGTAGTGATAAGGCAGTGGTGAGATAGTGATGaggtagtgcacacaaaatgtacgtTCATGTGTGTGATGaagcatttacagtgcattctgaaagtattcagaccccttgacgttttccacattttgttaagtgtacagccttattctaaaatggataaaattgttttttttccctcatcaatctaaacacaaaatttgccataataacatcacaataccccataatgacatcacaataccccataatgacatcacaataccccataatgacatcacaataccccataatgacatcacaataccccataatgacatcacaataccccataatgacatcacaataccccataatgacatcacaataccccataatgacatcacaatacccaataatgatatcacaatatcccataatgacatcacaataccccataatgacatcacaataccccataatgacatcacaataccccataatgacatcacaataccccataatgacatcacaatacccaataatgatatcacaataccccataatgacatcacaataccccataatgacatcacaataccccataatgacatcacaataccccataatgacaccacaataacccataatgacatcacaataccccataatgacatcacaataccccgtaatgacatcacaataccccataatgacatcacaataccccataatgacatcacaataccccataatgacatcaccataccccataatgacatcacaataccccgtaatgacatcacaataccccataatgacatcacaataccccataatgacatcacaataccccataatgacatcacaataccccataatgacatcacaataccccataatgacatcacaataccccataatgacatcacaataccccataatgacatcacaataccccataatgacaccacaataacccataatgacatcacaataccccataatgacatcacaataccccgtaatgacatcacaataccccataatgacatcacaataccccataatgacatcacaataccccataatgacatcacaataccccataatgacatcacaataccccataatgacaccacaataccccataatgacatcacaataccccataatgacatcacaataccccataatgacaccacaataaccaaaaactgttttttttttttacatttttgcaaacgtatatttttaaaaaagaagaaaaatgtcacatttacttaagtattcagaccctttacgcagtactttgttgaagcacctttggcatcgattacagccttgagtcttcttcggtatgatgctacaagcttggcagacctgtatttggggagtttctcccattcttctctgcagatcctctcaagctctgtaaggttggatggggagcgtcgctgcacagctattttcaggtctcttcagagatgttcgatcgggttcatgtccaggctctggccgggcccctcaaggacattcagagacttgtcccaaagccactcctgcgttgtgttggctgtgtgcttagggtcgttgtcctgttggaaggtgaaccttcatcccagtctgaggtcctgagcgctctggagcaggttttcatcaaggatctctctgtactttgctctgttcatctttccctcgatcctgactagtctcccagtccctgccgctgaaaaacatccccacagcatgatgttgccaccaccatgcttcaccgtagggatggtgccaggtttc
Coding sequences:
- the LOC118942984 gene encoding uncharacterized protein LOC118942984, which translates into the protein MVMSGLTRSSSVHNDHSGHNLSSTTTTHGHHPDQSGAVAVGGCGLTPVLDYTAEMERYQSFANFYTKTNVNMNAVNSMNFPQSAKLAHITAPMFPGGRLGVGVAGVTPWGCHDNINMNMNVNAAMLWGRKPPVHQTTPLAPPTTHPSPSTTHMQPHRTGAVAGGQGGEGKQHARHGGHASSQGQEMHHHHGNNNFQSGYAAANHMTKQGHAHQDMLSLSNRSSSGNGGGGGVNGVNMSNFPAGMLGLPPGVIVMAMGSHNNISDSSHFQMTTNHNQLLSDCHHVNQTNPSPCSSTSPGMTSGGQGSGASKRKRKRCGVCAPCRRLINCGVCSACRNRKTGHQICKFRKCDELKKKAGSIQLESPPSVPSGEAFRWFF